The Corvus moneduloides isolate bCorMon1 chromosome 5, bCorMon1.pri, whole genome shotgun sequence genome includes a region encoding these proteins:
- the CCKAR gene encoding cholecystokinin receptor type A isoform X1, with protein sequence MEIVDASSFLGNGTNITDFLCDIILENDTFFCVDDAPYPSKDLHQIIRILLYCLIFLLSILGNILVITVLIRNKRMRTVTNTFLLSLAVSDLMLCLFCMPFTLIPNLLKDFIFGSAVCKTATYFMGVSVSVSTFNLVAISLERYSAICKPLQSRVWQTKSHALRVIAATWCVSFTIMSPYPIYSKLVPFTKYNNTTANMCRLLWPSDVIQQSWYTFLLLTLFLIPGIIMMVAYGLISLELYRGIKFDASQRKSSREILCQLFKQHFICTERRMSFCSTKYEDGDGCYLNKTKRKRKMPLQQLSAMSHNKIERVRSNSSSANLMAKKLVIRMLMVIVVLFFICWTPIFSVNAWRAFDTASADRRLSGAPISFIHLLSYTSACVNPIIYCFMNKRFRMAFLATFTCCAKQKPPAIQEEAADEEEGKTTRASLSKCSYTHMSASAPP encoded by the exons ATGGAAATAGTTGATGCTAGTAGCTTCCTTGGGAATGGTACCAATATTACTGATTTCCTCTGCGATATCATCTTGGAAAATGACACTTTTTTCTGTGTGGATGATGCACCTTATCCTTCTAAAG ATTTGCATCAGATAATTCGGATTCTGCTGTATTGTTTGATATTTCTGCTCAGCATTTTGGGGAACATTCTGGTGATTACGGTGCTGATAAGAAACAAGCGGATGAGAACAGTCACCAACACATTTCTGCTGTCACTGGCAGTCAGCGACCTGAtgctctgccttttctgcaTGCCCTTCACCCTCATTCCCAACCTGctaaaagattttatttttggaagtgCTGTTTGCAAAACTGCCACTTATTTCATGG gtGTGTCTGTAAGTGTCTCTACATTCAACTTGGTTGCCATATCTTTGGAGAGGTACAGTGCCATCTGCAAACCTCTGCAGTCCAGGGTCTGGCAGACAAAATCGCACGCCTTGAGAGTGATTGCTGCAACCTGGTGTGTCTCCTTTACTATCATGTCACCATATCCAATCTACAGCAAACTGGTACCTTTCACCAAGTATAACAACACCACAGCAAATATGTGCCGGCTCCTTTGGCCAAGCGATGTCATTCAACAGTCTTG GTACACTTTCTTGCTACTCACGCTCTTTCTTATTCCTGGGATTATAATGATGGTTGCTTATGGTCTAATTTCTTTGGAACTCTACAGAGGAATAAAATTTGATGCCAGCCAGAGAAAATCTTCACGAG AGATACTTTGCCAGCTATTTAAACAGCACTTTATATGTACAGAAAGAAGAATGAGTTTCTGCAGCACCAAATACGAGGATGGAGATGGATGTTACctcaacaaaaccaaaagaaaaaggaaaatgccattGCAACAGCTCTCTGCTATGAGCCACAACAAAATAGAGAGGGTGAGAAGCAACAGCTCTTCTGCCAACTTAATGGCCAAGAAACTCGTCATCCGTATGCTGATGGTGatagtggttttgtttttcatttgctggACTCCCATCTTCAGCGTCAATGCCTGGCGCGCCTTCGACACGGCTTCCGCAGACCGGCGTCTCTCAGGGGCTCCCATCTCCTTCATCCACTTGCTGTCCTACACCTCTGCCTGCGTGAACCCCATCATTTACTGCTTCATGAACAAGCGTTTCCGCATGGCCTTCCTAGCCACGTTCACCTGCTGTGCCAAGCAAAAGCCCCCCGCAATACAGGAGGAGGCTGCTGatgaagaggaggggaaaacgACGAGGGCTTCCCTCTCCAAATGTTCTTACACACACATGTCTGCATCTGCACCCCCCTga
- the CCKAR gene encoding cholecystokinin receptor type A isoform X2, with protein sequence MEIVDASSFLGNGTNITDFLCDIILENDTFFCVDDAPYPSKDLHQIIRILLYCLIFLLSILGNILVITVLIRNKRMRTVTNTFLLSLAVSDLMLCLFCMPFTLIPNLLKDFIFGSAVCKTATYFMGVSVSVSTFNLVAISLERYSAICKPLQSRVWQTKSHALRVIAATWCVSFTIMSPYPIYSKLVPFTKYNNTTANMCRLLWPSDVIQQSWYTFLLLTLFLIPGIIMMVAYGLISLELYRGIKFDASQRKSSRERRMSFCSTKYEDGDGCYLNKTKRKRKMPLQQLSAMSHNKIERVRSNSSSANLMAKKLVIRMLMVIVVLFFICWTPIFSVNAWRAFDTASADRRLSGAPISFIHLLSYTSACVNPIIYCFMNKRFRMAFLATFTCCAKQKPPAIQEEAADEEEGKTTRASLSKCSYTHMSASAPP encoded by the exons ATGGAAATAGTTGATGCTAGTAGCTTCCTTGGGAATGGTACCAATATTACTGATTTCCTCTGCGATATCATCTTGGAAAATGACACTTTTTTCTGTGTGGATGATGCACCTTATCCTTCTAAAG ATTTGCATCAGATAATTCGGATTCTGCTGTATTGTTTGATATTTCTGCTCAGCATTTTGGGGAACATTCTGGTGATTACGGTGCTGATAAGAAACAAGCGGATGAGAACAGTCACCAACACATTTCTGCTGTCACTGGCAGTCAGCGACCTGAtgctctgccttttctgcaTGCCCTTCACCCTCATTCCCAACCTGctaaaagattttatttttggaagtgCTGTTTGCAAAACTGCCACTTATTTCATGG gtGTGTCTGTAAGTGTCTCTACATTCAACTTGGTTGCCATATCTTTGGAGAGGTACAGTGCCATCTGCAAACCTCTGCAGTCCAGGGTCTGGCAGACAAAATCGCACGCCTTGAGAGTGATTGCTGCAACCTGGTGTGTCTCCTTTACTATCATGTCACCATATCCAATCTACAGCAAACTGGTACCTTTCACCAAGTATAACAACACCACAGCAAATATGTGCCGGCTCCTTTGGCCAAGCGATGTCATTCAACAGTCTTG GTACACTTTCTTGCTACTCACGCTCTTTCTTATTCCTGGGATTATAATGATGGTTGCTTATGGTCTAATTTCTTTGGAACTCTACAGAGGAATAAAATTTGATGCCAGCCAGAGAAAATCTTCACGAG AAAGAAGAATGAGTTTCTGCAGCACCAAATACGAGGATGGAGATGGATGTTACctcaacaaaaccaaaagaaaaaggaaaatgccattGCAACAGCTCTCTGCTATGAGCCACAACAAAATAGAGAGGGTGAGAAGCAACAGCTCTTCTGCCAACTTAATGGCCAAGAAACTCGTCATCCGTATGCTGATGGTGatagtggttttgtttttcatttgctggACTCCCATCTTCAGCGTCAATGCCTGGCGCGCCTTCGACACGGCTTCCGCAGACCGGCGTCTCTCAGGGGCTCCCATCTCCTTCATCCACTTGCTGTCCTACACCTCTGCCTGCGTGAACCCCATCATTTACTGCTTCATGAACAAGCGTTTCCGCATGGCCTTCCTAGCCACGTTCACCTGCTGTGCCAAGCAAAAGCCCCCCGCAATACAGGAGGAGGCTGCTGatgaagaggaggggaaaacgACGAGGGCTTCCCTCTCCAAATGTTCTTACACACACATGTCTGCATCTGCACCCCCCTga